Below is a window of Aulosira sp. FACHB-615 DNA.
TGGAACCGCCGCCAGTCCACCAAGTTCAACGGTGTATCTTACATTGTGCAAAGGGGTGCGGAAGCAGTTTATTTTGAAGATGGACAAGCTCAAACCAAGGCTTTGGTGAGTTTCTATTTGGAAAATGCCAAAATTATTCGAGAAAAACTCACCGCCGCCGGACTCGCAGTTTATGGCGGTGTCAATGCGCCTTACGTTTGGGTGAAAACTCCCAATGGACTATCGAGTTGGGATTTCTTTGATAAATTGCTGCATACTTGCAATGTAGTTGGTACACCTGGTTCTGGCTTTGGCGCTGCGGGTGAAGGCTACTTCCGCATTTCCGCATTCAACAGCCGGGAAAATGTCGAAGAAGCGATGAAGCGAATTACTGAAAAGTTTAAGGTGTAGAAACTTGTGGTGGGCAATGCCCACCTGATTAAAATAGTGAACTATCATCTAATAAATTTATTTAGCTCTTCAACTAAATAATGTACTGTTGTTGAAGGATTATCACTTTCTGGATTGGGAGGATCATATTGTTTCATAATTTTTTTAGCATTTTTAATGGCAATAGCTTGTCGACTTTCTAGCTCCTCATATATTGTTAAACTATTCTTTTTGTACTTCTTGTTCAGAAATGTATTTAACTTATTAATATAATCATTTCGAGGAAGCCCAGTGTTAAGAAATTCAAAATGTAAAACGTACCATAGCTCAAAAGCTTCATTAGAGTAAGCAACTTTGAATCCCTCTCTTTCTGCATTAGCAATTGCATTATTAAAATCTTGCTTAGGCCAATCATCTCGGTCAAATACACACCAAACTTGATC
It encodes the following:
- a CDS encoding RloB family protein, translated to MPRKDSRKASSRGYADRKVETKEPFDRFLIVCEGRETEPKYFKSFPVAGDVKDMSKILGLGVNPSKLVEKTKELKAQGDYDQVWCVFDRDDWPKQDFNNAIANAEREGFKVAYSNEAFELWYVLHFEFLNTGLPRNDYINKLNTFLNKKYKKNSLTIYEELESRQAIAIKNAKKIMKQYDPPNPESDNPSTTVHYLVEELNKFIR